One genomic window of Salvia miltiorrhiza cultivar Shanhuang (shh) chromosome 4, IMPLAD_Smil_shh, whole genome shotgun sequence includes the following:
- the LOC131023738 gene encoding probable polyamine oxidase 4 — MELKYGGDSLSSGFYDGLYASLAERSHSASPSVIVVGGGISGIAAARMLQNASFKVILLESQDRIGGRILTDYSFGCPVDMGASWLHGVCNENPLSPVIRRLGLTMYRTSGDDSILYDHDLESYALFDINGQQVPQSIVTEVGVAFKKILEETDKVRDEQTNDMSVKEAILIVLDKNPELRQEGLAYEVLQWYICRMEAWFAADTEMISLRAWDQEQVLSGGHGLMVQGYDPVIKALSRDIDIRLNQRVKKIVNGYKKVEITVENGRNFVADAVILTVPLGVLKAKIIEFEPKLPEWKLSAISDLGIGNENKIALKFDHVFWPNVEFLGVVANTSYSCGYFLNLHKATGHPVLVYMAAGALANDLEKLSDEAVADFVMVQLKRMFPDATDPVQYLVSRWGTDPNIRGCYSYDAVGNSDDIYDRLRESVGNIFFGGEAVSVEHQGSVHGAYSAGVMAAEKCEMHLMQRMGTLERNPLVACREEIVEITVPLQISRL; from the exons ATGGAACTCAAATATGGCGGCGATTCGCTCTCCAGCGGATTTTACGACG GCCTTTATGCATCCCTTGCTGAGAGATCACACAGTGCCTCGCCTTCTGTTATTGTTGTTGGTGGGGGTATATCAGGGATTGCTGCTGCGCGCATGCTTCAAAATGCATCTTTTAAG GTGATCTTGTTGGAATCTCAAGATAGAATTGGTGGGCGCATCCTCACGGATTACTCATTTGGTTGCCCAGTTGATATGGGAGCATCATG gTTACATGGTGTTTGCAATGAGAATCCCTTGTCTCCTGTTATCCGTCGATTGGGCCTCACAATGTATCGTACAAGTGGCGACGACTCAATTCTGTATGATCATGATTTGGAAAG TTATGCACTTTTCGACATAAATGGGCAACAAGTTCCTCAAAGTATAGTTACTGAAGTTGGAGTTGCATTCAAGAAAATCCTTGAGGAG ACGGATAAAGTGAGGGATGAGCAGACCAATGACATGTCTGTTAAGGAAGCAATTTTGATTGTGCTTGACAAGAATCCAGAATTAAG ACAAGAAGGCCTTGCTTATGAAGTGTTGCAGTGGTATATATGTAGAATGGAGGCTTGGTTTGCTGCAGATACAGAAATGATATCACTGAGAGCCTGGGATCAG GAACAAGTCCTTTCCGGTGGTCACGGGCTTATGGTGCAAGGGTATGATCCTGTGATAAAGGCCTTGTCAAGAGATATTGATATTCGCTTAAATCAGCg GGTAAAAAAGATTGTCAATGGGTATAAAAAGGTCGAAATAACAGTTGAAAACGGGAGGAACTTTGTTGCAGATGCTGTAATTCTCACTGTCCCGTTGGGTGTTCTAAAGGCTAAGATAATCGAGTTTGAGCCTAAACTACCTGAATGGAAATTGTCTGCAATATCAGATCTTGGGATAGGGAATGAGAACAAGATTGCATTGAAATTTGACCATGTGTTTTGGCCTAATGTGGAGTTCTTGGGCGTTGTAGCCAACACTTCTTATTCTTGTGGGTACTTTCTGAATCTGCACAAGGCAACGGGTCATCCGGTCCTTGTGTACATGGCAGCTGGAGCTCTTGCTAACGACCTTGAGAAGCTGTCTGACGAGGCTGTTGCTGATTTCGTGATGGTGCAGCTGAAGCGAATGTTCCCCGATGCCACTGACCCT GTCCAGTATCTTGTATCACGTTGGGGAACGGATCCCAACATCCGGGGATGCTACTCGTATGATGCAGTAGGGAATTCGGATGATATATATGACCGGCTGCGAGAGAGCGTGGGGAATATCTTCTTCGGAGGTGAAGCAGTGAGTGTGGAACATCAAGGCTCTGTTCATGGTGCGTATTCGGCAGGAGTTATGGCGGCTGAAAAATGTGAGATGCATCTAATGCAGAGGATGGGAACGCTGGAAAGGAATCCCCTCGTTGCTTGTCGTGAGGAAATTGTTGAAATAACAGTTCCTCTTCAGATCTCTAGATTGTGA
- the LOC131023737 gene encoding LOW QUALITY PROTEIN: ras-related protein RHN1-like (The sequence of the model RefSeq protein was modified relative to this genomic sequence to represent the inferred CDS: deleted 1 base in 1 codon), with product MSLTRHQLLWAMANTAHNNLNAKLVLLGDMGAGKSSLVIRFVKGQFLEFQESTIGAAFFSQTVSVNNATVKFEIWDTAGQERYHSLAPMYYRGAAAAIIVYDITSSDSFARAKKWVQELQKQGNPNMVMALAGNKCDLEDKRNVTAEEARAYADENGLFFLETSAKTAVNVNDIFYEIAKKLPRAQPTQNPAGMLLVDRPADGLVLHHAVVKNCLENNCTFPWMLPHLRLVMLCFSFEAVNILVFLWYSSTP from the exons ATGAGTTTGACCCGTCATCAGTTGCTTTG GGCTATGGCGAATACGgctcacaacaacctcaatgCTAAACTC GTCTTACTTGGAGACATGGGCGCCGGTAAATCGAGCCTTGTGATACGTTTCGTGAAGGGACAATTTCTTGAATTCCAA GAATCAACGATCGGGGCAGCCTTCTTCTCACAGACTGTTTCCGTGAACAATGCCACTGTGAAGTTTGAGATCTGGGACACTGCTGGGCAGGAGAGGTATCATAGCTTGGCTCCCATGTATTATAGAGGTGCTGCTGCTGCGATAATCGTTTACGACATCACTAGCTCG GATTCGTTTGCAAGGGCAAAGAAGTGGGTGCAGGAACTACAAAAGCAAG GTAATCCTAACATGGTTATGGCACTGGCTGGAAATAAATGTGATCTTGAAGATAAGAGGAACGTGACTGCAGAA GAGGCACGTGCTTATGCTGATGAAAATGGTCTTTTCTTCTTGGAAACCTCTGCGAAAACTGCAGTTAATGTCAACGATATATTCTATGAAATAG CAAAGAAGTTACCTAGAGCTCAACCCACCCAGAATCCAGCAGGAATGCTCTTGGTTGATAGACCGGCAGACGGA CTCGTGCTGCATCATGCTGTGGTTAAGAACTGCCTGGAAAATAACT GTACCTTTCCTTGGATGTTGCCACACCTGAGACTTGTTATGCTCTGCTTCTCGTTCGAAGCTGTAAATATACTAGTTTTCTTATGGTATTCTTCAACACCTTAG
- the LOC131023736 gene encoding uncharacterized protein LOC131023736 produces the protein MSTSRGLLGFGRQSGVNAPEATADTSDGSGTHISGTPETPNASSSSRARRPRGPTAAAIREREVKAPDGRTVFQRHPETGVLLEPTGLSKACTCTFKMFENTGGYTWKLTPPAMKDKFFDELQKEFTWKPEDEHDVRIMWETKARKRYSDMMSDYKSTLKQCISQGREMSRPVWMTPDFWTGLRDYWHQPEVEAVSTRARANRMSEPDGEGTGISRHVGGSQSTRILQQYMSLDPGTPQDAPNYATFLRLHTYADGSYTSERDARIDAEVHRLAAATGRQERLDEVYLEVVQIDRSRIYGVGSAGQSQASRGSIRSTGTSAVSQQLYETRISTLEERLAAEQAQRQQIEERMAAEQAERQQMQDRVAQLEAFMMMYKAPPPPHPDADDDDDDDA, from the exons atgtctacctctcgaggtttgttgggatttgggaggcaatctggcgttaatgcgccagaagctacagcagatacatctgatgggtctgggacgcatatttctgggactcccgagactcccaatgcttctagtagttcacgggctagaaggcctaggggccctacagctgccgctatcagagagagagaggttaaggcacctgatgggaggacggtatttcagaggcatcctGAGACTGG tgttttgttggagcccactggcctgtccaaagcttgcacgtgcacatttaagatgtttgaaaacacaggcgggtacacatggaagttgacgcccccggcgatgaaggataaattttttgatgaattacag aaagagtttacgTGGAAGCCCGAGGATGAGCATGACGTGAGGATCATGTGGGAGACAaaagcccgcaaaaggtactccgacatgatgagcgactacaagtcaactctcaagcagtgtatcagccaagggagagagatgtctaggcccgtctggatgactcccgatttctggactggactccgggattactggcatcagcccgaggttgaggctgtttcaaCTCGAGCtcgtgccaaccggatgtccgagcccgatggggagggtacagggatcagtaggcacgtgggcgggtcccagtcgactcgtatcctgcagcagtatatg agcttggatcctggtactccccaggatgcaccgaactatgccaccttcctccgcctccacacgtacgccgacggaagttatacgtcggagagagatgctagaattgac gccgaggttcatcgactggccgctgccacaggacgacaggagcggctagacgaggtgtatttggaggtggtgcaaattgataggtcacggatctacggcgtcgggagtgccgggcagagtcaggctagtagggggtctatccgcagcacgggcacttctgcggtgtctcagcagctttatgagacacggatctccacgctggaggagcgattggcggcagagcaagcacaacgccaacagatagaggagcgcatggcggcagagcaagcagaacgccaacagatgcaggaccgcgtggctcaattggaggcgtttatgatGATGTATAAGGCTCCGCCACCTCCACaccctgatgccgatgatgatgatgatgatgatgcttag